TGGGTTCGGAAGATCGAGTCAATCGCGCTTAAGAATCAACCGCATCGCCGGCGGCGGCCGCCGCCGCATGCCCGGCGCCCGGGCCCGGCGCGGAGTGGCTGGACGGACCATGGCTCGCGCGGGACACAACCACCGTCGAAATTGCGTGTTTGAAGATCAACTGCTCCTGATTGTTCGACTCCAGTATGAGAGAGTATTTGTCGAAGCTCTTGATCCTGCCGGACAACTTCACCCCACTCATGAGGTAGATCGTGAGGAAGATGCGTTCTTTGCGAGCGCTGTTAAGAAAAGCTTCCTGGATGTTCTGGGCTGCCTTTTCCACTTTGATTCCTTTCGCCCTGGGAAGATCCCGTACCATCGGGAACGCCGGCGGTCTGGACCGGCTCCTGACGGCTTCCTAGATTCTACACCACTGGGCGACGGGAAGTTATTGGGTGATTAATCGTCTTCGTCGTGAGTCTGGGCGCTGGCGCCTGGCTTGTTCGAAGCGGCCACTTGGGCGAGGTCGTGCCGCGTAAAACGCTTGGCGGGCCCACCCGGGGACGCGACGGCAAACTCGGCGGCGGCGGCGAACTCGGACTCGATGTTGAAATCCGGTACGGCGCGCAGGCTGGGGACACGGGCCACGCCGCTCGGGTCCACGACGCAATCCATGCCGTTTGCCATGCGGAAGCGAACTTCACACTGCTGGCGGACGGTGTATCGGCGAATGTCGTTCAGGGTCATGTTTACATTACGAAGGAGAAGCCGATCGAAGCTTCGAGTTGCTTGATGGCGCCGGACTGGCCCGGGAGGTCGAACGGCTTGCCGGTCACATATTGGCGGACGTCGAAGCGGATCAGCCACTGCGGGGAAACACGGATCTTGACGCCGCCGCCATAGTTGTAGCCGATCTTGTTGGAGCCGCCCCCCTGCGTCACCGAGAGTCCGGGAAAGATGAAGTTGCTGAAGTGGCCCCCGCCGGCGGCAAACGGCCGCACCCGCGAGCCCTCCGGCGTGGCGTAGGCAAGGAAGTTGTAGATGCCCTGGTGAATAGCGGTGCCGGCCTCCTGCACGGGGTCGGAGTTGATCCGGAACGTGGTCCGGTTGTACGCGTAGCCCATTTCGTGGCCGAAATGCGCCCAATTATTGAGCGTCATGCGGAACCCGAATCGCCATCCGTTCTCGAGAGTCACCGGCTCGGCGCCACCCACCGTGTACGTGCCTATATCCCGACCCGACAACCGGCTTACACCCCCGTGCGGGCCAACTTCGAACACTTGCCCGAAGGAGGCGGCCGTCAACAGGACCAGGGGTGCGAAACGATACATCACCCTACCAGTACAACATGGATCTCGCCGGGCCCGTGGACGCCACGAACGAGGATTTGCTCGATGTCGGCGGTGCGGCTGGGTCCGGTGATGAGCGCCATCGCGCTGGAGCGGCCGGCCGGCTGAGGCAGGACGGTCAGCAACTCGTCGAGCCCCGTGAGCAGCCGCGCCACGGGCGCCACCGCGACGTGGCACGGCGGCAGCAGCGAAACCAGGCGCGCCTCCTCGGCCGAGGAGATCATGACGAGCGTGCCGGTTTCGGCCAGTGCGTAGTCGGCCGAAGTGATTCCGATTGCCCGCGTAGCGCAGAGTTCGCGCAAGGCAAGGCGATCGCCGCCGGGCGTCGAGACTCCGGGGAGCCCGGTGATGCCGCACTCGACGAGGAACGGCGCCGCTGAGGCGACGGCGTCGCGGCCTTCGAGCAGCCGGGCAACATAGTTGCGGGCCTCATCTTTCGACGACGCGAAGTACGGCTTGCCATTGAGCGCCTCGAGCGCCACGGAAAAGCGGCGGACACGTTCGTCCACCGATACATCCGCGATAGCGATGCGTGGCGGGGGCGGATCCGGAATGGCCTGACCCGCTGTGCGGCCGATAGCGGCACGGATGTCCGCGAGGATGGCGGCGCGCGACATCAGCGGCTCCCCTTTGCTTTTTGGCGTTCGGCCCAAAGCGCCCGGAACGGCTTCGGCGCCGGCGGCGGAAGATCCCGTTCGGAAAGCCACTTTCCTACCGGCGATTTGGCGAGGAATCCCGGAACCGAGGTCATCCAGCGGCCGTGTTCGCCGGGGAAGAACATCGCGGCGAGTTTGGTCGACAGGCGGTAGAGCCACGGGCGCGTCATCACGTATGAATAGGCGCGGAAGGCAAGGCCTTCGTACTGCCCCTCGGGACGGCCTTTCTTCGAATCGACAACGCCGGCGCGGAGCGAGAGCAGGATCTTCGGAATCTCGATCTTCACCGGGCAGACTTCTCCGCAGGCTCCGCACAGGCTCGAGGCGAACGGAAGCCACGGATCTTGATGGACGCCGTGGAATTGCGGCGAGAGGATCGCGCCGATGGGCCCTGAGTACACCCATGGATAGTTGTGGCCGCCGATCTTGCGATACACCGGGCAGTGATTCAGGCAGGCGCCGCAGCGAATGCAGTACAGTGACTGGCGCTTTTCCGGGTCGGCGATGACCTTGGTCCGCCCGTTGTCGAGCAGCAGGAGGTAGAACTCCTCCGGGCCGTCGATCTCGCCCGGCCGGCGCGGCCCCGACAGGAACGATGTGTAGACGGTTAGCGGCTGGCCCGTAGCGCTGCGGCCGAGGATCTTGAGGAATGTCGCCAGGTCCTGCGCGCGGGGGATGATCTTCTCAAAGCCGGCGATGGCAACCTGGATGCGCGGAGCCGATGACGACAAGCGCGCGTTGCCTTCGTTTTCTACGATCACCACCGCGCCGGAATCCGCCACCAGGAAGTTCGCGCCGGTAATGCCCAGTTCCGCGGTGAGGAACTTCTCGCGCAGCAGACGGCGAGCGATCATCGTCTGCTTCTCGATGACCTCTTCGCGCTCCACACCGAGCTTTTCGGTGAAGATATCGGCTACGTCGTACCGGGTTTTGTGCAGCGCCGGAGCAACGATATGATACGGGCGCTCTTCGGCGAGTTGCAGGATGTACTCGCCAAGGTCGGTCTCGACGACATCGATCCCGTCTTTTTCCACCTCGTGGTTCAGTTCGATCTCTTCGCTCGTCATCGACTTCGATTTGACGATGCGCTTCACCTGCTTTTCCCGGCAGAGATTGCGCACGAAGGCGACCGCCTCAGCGGCGTCCCGGCACCATATGACTTTGCCACCGCGCGCGGTGACGTTCGCTTCGAGCTGCTCGAGGTAGTGATCGAGATTCTCGATGGTGTGGCGCTTGATGCGGTTGGCCTGCTCGCGGTACTCCTGGAAATCCGGCACCGGAGCGATGGCGGCGGCGCGCTTGTGCATCAGCCGGCCGGTGGATTCGTAGATCGCGGTCTGGAGCCGCGGGTTCGCCAGCGTCTCGTGAATCTCTTCGACAGGGATCAGTTTCATTACTTTGTTTGCGCCAGGACTTCGGCCAGGTGGATGGCGCGGATGGGAGGCGCCTGGCGATTCAAGGCGCCCTGCAGTTGCATCAGGCAGCTCGAATCGATGGAGACAACGTGGCTTGCGCCGGTGCGGAGAATCGAATCGATTTTGGTGCGGGCCATGCCGCCGGAGACGTCCGGAAACTTCACCGAGAACGTACCGCCGAAGCCACAGCATTCCTCCGCCGCGTCCATTTCGGCCAGCGTGAGGCCTTCCACGTTCCGCAACAGCGCGCGCGGACCATCTTTGACCCGCAGCTCGCGCAGGGCATGGCAGGAATCGTGGTACGTCACCGTGTGCGGGAAGTACGCGCCGACGTCCTCCACCTTTGCGACTTCGGTGAGGAAGGTCGAAAACTCCCAGACGCGCTTTTCGAATCCGTGTACGCGGTCGAGGAACGCCGAGTCGCCGGCGGCAAGATCGGCGTAGTGATGGCTGCACATGGACGAGCAGGAGCCGGATGGCGCCACGATATATTCGGCGTCGTCGAAGACTCGCAGGCAGTGCTCCGCCACCTGGCGCGCTTCCTCGCGATAGCCGCTGTTGAACGCCGGTTGGCCGCAACACGTCTGGTCGCGGGGAAAGTCGACCTCGTAGCCGACCCTTTCAAGGACGTCGGCGACGGCGATTCCGGCGTTGGGAAAAAGCTGGTCGACGATGCAGGTAACGAAGAGGGAAACCCGTGCGGGCACCATCGTATTATCGCGCGGCCGGCGCTGGGACGCTACAATCGCAGGTATATGCGCCGAGTGCTCGCCTCCGTCTCCCTGCTCGTGTGCGCGGCCTCAGCGCAAGGCCAGAAACTCCCTTTCGACGCCCAGGCGCTTCTCAAGTTGGCCCGGCTTTCCGAGCATCAGGTTTCGCCGGACGGCGCACAGGTGGCCTTCACGGTGCAGCGCGTCGATATCGACGCGAACACGAAACCAAAGCAGATCTACACGGTGGCGCTCGAGAACGGACGCCCGCGGCAGATCACGCGCGAGGGAACGGTCAACATGCGGCCCCGCTGGTCGCCGGATTCCAAGCGGATCGCTTTTATTTCGAATCGCGGGGGCACGCAGCAGATTTGGATGATGAACGCCGACGGTTCCGAGCCGCGCGCGGTTACCGATCTGGCTACCGAAGCCGACGGCGTGGTGTGGTCCACCGACGGGCGCTGGCTCCTGTTCACCAGCGAAGTATATCCGGATTGCCCGGACGCCGATTGCAACAGGCGCCGGCTCGAGCAGGAGAAACAATCGAAGGTGAAGGCGCGCATCTACACGTCCCTGCTCTACCGCCATTGGGATAGTTGGCAGACGGCGCGGCGCAAGCACCTGATGGTGACGCCGGCCGAGGGCGGCGACATCCGCGACCTGACGCCCGGCAGCCGCGACGTTCCTCCGTTCTCGCTGGGCGGCCAGGACGACTATGCGATCGCCGCCGATGGCAATGAGGTCTGTTTCGTGATGAACGCAGACCCGAACGCGGCGACATCGACCAATTCCGACCTCTGGGTGGCGCCGTTGAACGAAGCGGGCGAACCGCGGCAGATCACTCTTAACACGGGCGCCGACAACGCGCCGGTCTACTCACCCGACGGCCGCTATCTGGCGTACCGGTCGCAACTGCGCTCCGGTTTCGAAAGCGATCGCTGGCAGTTGATGCTCACCGATCGCGCCACCGGCCGGCAGACCTCGCTCACGGAGAACGTGGACCGTTCCGTCAGCACGATCTCTTTCTCACCGGACTCGCGACGCATCTTTTTCACCATGGAAGATCGGGGGCGCACGGCAATCTATATGGTTCCGGTAACCGGCGGCGCCAGCCGCCCCGTGGTGAGCGGCAGCAGCACGCTCGACGATCCGCAATTTACCCCCGACGGCAAGACAATGATCTACAGCGAGCACAGCGGCTCGAAGCCAGTGGAACTCTACAAGGCGAGTTCGGCCGGGGGAGCGCCGGAGCCGCTGACGAAAATCAACAGCGACATCCTCTCCCTCTACGATCTGACGCCGTTCGAGGAGTTCTGGGTGGAGGGCGCCGAGCGCGCGCAGGTCCACAGCTTTCTCCTGAAGCCTCCGGGGTTCACGGCCGCACAGCGCTACCCGGTGTTGTTTCTGATTCACGGCGGTCCGCAAGGATCGTGGGGCGAATCGTGGACCTACCGATGGAACGCCCAGGTG
This DNA window, taken from Bryobacteraceae bacterium, encodes the following:
- a CDS encoding LutB/LldF family L-lactate oxidation iron-sulfur protein; translation: MKLIPVEEIHETLANPRLQTAIYESTGRLMHKRAAAIAPVPDFQEYREQANRIKRHTIENLDHYLEQLEANVTARGGKVIWCRDAAEAVAFVRNLCREKQVKRIVKSKSMTSEEIELNHEVEKDGIDVVETDLGEYILQLAEERPYHIVAPALHKTRYDVADIFTEKLGVEREEVIEKQTMIARRLLREKFLTAELGITGANFLVADSGAVVIVENEGNARLSSSAPRIQVAIAGFEKIIPRAQDLATFLKILGRSATGQPLTVYTSFLSGPRRPGEIDGPEEFYLLLLDNGRTKVIADPEKRQSLYCIRCGACLNHCPVYRKIGGHNYPWVYSGPIGAILSPQFHGVHQDPWLPFASSLCGACGEVCPVKIEIPKILLSLRAGVVDSKKGRPEGQYEGLAFRAYSYVMTRPWLYRLSTKLAAMFFPGEHGRWMTSVPGFLAKSPVGKWLSERDLPPPAPKPFRALWAERQKAKGSR
- the hfq gene encoding RNA chaperone Hfq, with protein sequence MEKAAQNIQEAFLNSARKERIFLTIYLMSGVKLSGRIKSFDKYSLILESNNQEQLIFKHAISTVVVSRASHGPSSHSAPGPGAGHAAAAAAGDAVDS
- a CDS encoding (Fe-S)-binding protein codes for the protein MVPARVSLFVTCIVDQLFPNAGIAVADVLERVGYEVDFPRDQTCCGQPAFNSGYREEARQVAEHCLRVFDDAEYIVAPSGSCSSMCSHHYADLAAGDSAFLDRVHGFEKRVWEFSTFLTEVAKVEDVGAYFPHTVTYHDSCHALRELRVKDGPRALLRNVEGLTLAEMDAAEECCGFGGTFSVKFPDVSGGMARTKIDSILRTGASHVVSIDSSCLMQLQGALNRQAPPIRAIHLAEVLAQTK
- a CDS encoding outer membrane beta-barrel protein, which produces MYRFAPLVLLTAASFGQVFEVGPHGGVSRLSGRDIGTYTVGGAEPVTLENGWRFGFRMTLNNWAHFGHEMGYAYNRTTFRINSDPVQEAGTAIHQGIYNFLAYATPEGSRVRPFAAGGGHFSNFIFPGLSVTQGGGSNKIGYNYGGGVKIRVSPQWLIRFDVRQYVTGKPFDLPGQSGAIKQLEASIGFSFVM
- a CDS encoding S9 family peptidase, producing the protein MRRVLASVSLLVCAASAQGQKLPFDAQALLKLARLSEHQVSPDGAQVAFTVQRVDIDANTKPKQIYTVALENGRPRQITREGTVNMRPRWSPDSKRIAFISNRGGTQQIWMMNADGSEPRAVTDLATEADGVVWSTDGRWLLFTSEVYPDCPDADCNRRRLEQEKQSKVKARIYTSLLYRHWDSWQTARRKHLMVTPAEGGDIRDLTPGSRDVPPFSLGGQDDYAIAADGNEVCFVMNADPNAATSTNSDLWVAPLNEAGEPRQITLNTGADNAPVYSPDGRYLAYRSQLRSGFESDRWQLMLTDRATGRQTSLTENVDRSVSTISFSPDSRRIFFTMEDRGRTAIYMVPVTGGASRPVVSGSSTLDDPQFTPDGKTMIYSEHSGSKPVELYKASSAGGAPEPLTKINSDILSLYDLTPFEEFWVEGAERAQVHSFLLKPPGFTAAQRYPVLFLIHGGPQGSWGESWTYRWNAQVFAAAGFVVVMPNPRGSTGYGQKFTDEISGDWGGKVYDDLMAVVDHVSSKLAYVDSERMAAAGGSYGGYMVDWMLGHTQRFRAFVSHAGVYDLRSMGGETEELWFTKWEFGGMPWESPETYERWSPSNFVREFKTPTLVIHGEQDFRVPYGQGLQLFTGLQSQGVPSKLLIYPDEGHWINKPQNSVLWYQTFLDWVTEWTRRPPAPTGN
- a CDS encoding lactate utilization protein yields the protein MSRAAILADIRAAIGRTAGQAIPDPPPPRIAIADVSVDERVRRFSVALEALNGKPYFASSKDEARNYVARLLEGRDAVASAAPFLVECGITGLPGVSTPGGDRLALRELCATRAIGITSADYALAETGTLVMISSAEEARLVSLLPPCHVAVAPVARLLTGLDELLTVLPQPAGRSSAMALITGPSRTADIEQILVRGVHGPGEIHVVLVG